TGGGCCGACAGAGTAGGGAGATCGCCATCATTGTTCTCATCTTCAGAAGTATCTTTTTCATCGTTCTCTTTCGGAGAATCACCTTTAGAAGTGTCTTCTTCAGATTCAATATATGCTCTTTCAAGTTCACTTTCAAATGACCTAATCTCACTCTTTACCGCAGGGGATGATCCAACTGTATCTAACATATCTCTTACTTCCGATAATGCTGATATAATATAGTTATCATCTTTAGAATAAACCTGATATCTATTATATCCTGCCTGACGTAAATACTGTAATTTCCAGCCGAGGTTAAATGCACCGTACAGAGTTAGATTTAGTTCGTCTTCACTCTCTTCTGAACCAGTTTCGGGAGAGTCCTCTTCGGAAGAATCATCTTCGGGAGATTCCTCGGGAGAGTCCTCTTCGGAAGAATCATCTTCGGGAGATTCCTCGGGAGAGTCCTCTTCGGAAGAATCATCTTCGGGAGATTCCTCGGGAGAGTCCTCTTCGGAAGAATCATCTTCGGGAGATTCCTCGGGAGAGTCCTCTTCGGAAGAATCATCTTCGGGAGATTCTTCGTCAGGAGGTCGTGAGTCTGCTTCCTCTTCCTCTGAAATTCCTTCATTCGCCATATGTAACTAATTCTTGAGTTACTGACTAAATTAAGTTTCCATTATAACTCTTTGGCGGAACATCCCCATATTTTAATTCACCTGAGGTTAGCCACAGCTAGACTTCTAAGTAGACTTGACAAACACGATAATCAAGATACCTCCACGGACTACTGATAAGGTAGGACCTCTGTGGCTTCCGTAATTAGCCGGCCAATTTTCGCGGGCGCAGCGCGCAACCATTCTAATTTGTGAAGGAAATCATGTTCTATCATCATTCTGAGATTGGCACTGATATCGGAGTAATGGTGGCGAAGAACTCGGCTGATCAAGGCGTCTGTTGATACTAAGTCATCCTTCTCGGCACACCTTTCGCTAAGTGTAGAATCGATCCAGTCCGGTGCTACTGATATTGTATAGAAAGACCCGAGAACGAGTATAAAAGCCACTAACCCAAAACTGTGCAGATACAAAACCCCATGTTCCATATATCCTGAAGCAGCTACCCCTCCCATTACTCCGCCAATAAGAGTTTTACTAGCATTCTCTAGTGCTTCTCGAAACGTATTATCCATCAAGTCAAATTTCAACTGGAGTTCTGTTGTGCGGAGGTGGAGGTGGGGCGCTGTCCCCTTGGGGATGTTCTCTACTCGAGCCCACTAATACGTCGCTCACTGCAAGTCCATGTGAATCGGTGATCTCGGATACAAGACCCAGTCTTCTTTCTCCCTCTCTTCTGCTCCCGAACGAGCGATGACAGTGTGTGAATATCAGTAGATTGTCTTGTGGATGCCGCATAACGCACCCGGCTACGGCTCTACTGCGACCCCTTGAGACGTATTCGGCAACTACAAATGTCGATTTTCTACCACGTCTGACGAGCAGGACACGCTCGGAGGACGGGACGCCGAAACAGCGTTCTCACAGTCTGTTCCGGCCGAGATTCCCCAGAAACGGCGATAACAACGGGCGTTACAGCAGCTCTAAGAATACTTGTGAGACAGGAAAGCGAGAAATTCCGTTAAACTGGGATAGAACCACCAAACGCAACTGAACCGAGATACGCCCTTTTTGCCGTATAGCCCGAACCCGGTGACATGGGTGAAGGGGCTGCGGAGAGCGCGGAGATCCTCTTAGTCGAGGACAATCCCGGAGACGTGCGGCTGGTCGAAGAGGCGCTTCAGGGGACCGACAGTACCCTTCATATCACGAGAGACGGGACGGAGGCGCTCGACTTCCTGCACCGACGGAACGAATTCGCCGACGTTCCGCATCCGGACATCGTGCTGCTCGATCTGAACCTGCCGCAAGTAGACGGCACGCAGATCCTCGATGAAATCCGGAGCGATCCCGAACTGGAGCAGCTTCGAGTGACCGTCTTGACCAGCGTCCCCGAGGAATACGCCGCTCCCGAGCTGGACGAGCTCGGCGCGAACGGCTTTTTCGCCAAACCGGCAGATCCCGACGAATTCATGGCCCTCGTGCGTCGAGTGATCTAGCACTGGACGACGGGACTTCGCTTTCTCGGTCCATCCGAGCACTGCCGCGTACCCTCCCCCGGCTGTAACAATACACGAACCCATTTTATAAATTACCTTCGTACAATGTTACACCGTGCTCCGAAGTAGCGAACTCGAGGCCCTCGCCGCAATCGAACGGGGCGACACGATCGCCGACCTCGCGGCCAGACTCGAGCACAGCGAGAGCTACGTCTCCCGAGTCGTCGCGGACCTCGCCGCGAAGAACCTGCTCTACGCGGATCGCGACGGCCGCCGAAAGCGGGTCAGACCCTCCGACGGCAAAGCGGTCGCGGTGTACCGGGATCTCGTCCGGCAGTACTCCCACATCGACTTCCCCGAGCTACTGGCCGGGAAAGCCCTCGAGGTGTGCTACTACCTGGATCGACCGCGAACGGTCGCCGACATCGCCGCGCGGAGCGACAACTACCGCAATACCGTCAACCGCGTGCTCGCGCGTCTCCGGGACCGCGGGCTCGTCGGCAGCGACGACGGAACCTACAGCTTCAACGGGGACTTCGACCGACTCCACGAGTTCGCCCGCGA
This window of the Haloterrigena gelatinilytica genome carries:
- a CDS encoding response regulator — its product is MGEGAAESAEILLVEDNPGDVRLVEEALQGTDSTLHITRDGTEALDFLHRRNEFADVPHPDIVLLDLNLPQVDGTQILDEIRSDPELEQLRVTVLTSVPEEYAAPELDELGANGFFAKPADPDEFMALVRRVI